ACCGCCAACGGCATCCTGTCCACGCTGAACTCCGGAACCAAGACGGCGTCCACCGAGTCGTACGCCTACTACCAGGGCACCAGCATGGCCACCCCGCACATCGCGGGTCTGGTCGCGCTGCTGAAGTCGGCGAACTCCTCGCTGACCCCGGCGCAGATCGAGACGGCGATCAAGAACAACGCCCGTGCCCTGCCCGGCGCCTGCTCCGGCGGCTGCGGCGCGGGTCTGGCGGACGCGGCCAAGACGGTGGCGGCCGTGAGCGGCTCCGGCGGATCGACCGGCACAACCGTCTTCTCCAGCACGACCGCGGTCTCCGTCCCGGACAACGGCTCCGCGATCGAGTCCTCCATCGCCGTCAGCGGCCGCACGGGCAACGCGCCGAGCGCCCTGCAGGTCGGCGTCGACATCACCCACACCTACCGCGGCGACCTGGTGATCGACCTGGTCGCGCCCGACGGAACCGCCTACCGGCTGAAGGCGGCCAGCTCCTCGGACTCGGCCGACAACGTCGTCGCCACCTACACGGTGGACGCCTCGGCCGAGACCGCCAACGGCACCTGGAAGCTGCGCGTCCAGGACACGGCCGCGCAGGACACCGGCACGCTCAACAGCTGGAAGCTGACCTTCTGAGAAACCTCGGGGTCCGATGAACGGGCGGGCCGGCCGGTGTGGATGGACACCGGCCGGCCCGCCTTACGTCCGCAGGCGTCCCTACGAGGCGCCGCAGGTCTCTCTACGAGGCCACGCGCTCCTCCAGCGAGGCCAGCACCTGGACGCCCCGGTCGGCCCGGGCGTCCAGGCCCGGCAGCAGACCGGGCACGGCGATGCTCGGCAGCATGTGCGCCCACATCACCGCCAGCCGGTCGGCGAGGTCCGCGCGGTTCGTCAGCGCCCGCGCCATCAACTGGATGCCCGTGAAGGAGCCCACGAGCAGCTCCACCGTCTCCCGCGGCTTCACCGTCGGCAGCAACTCGCCCCGCTCGTACGCCAGTTCCAGCAGCTCGGTCAGCCGCAGCGCCCACTGCCTGAACGGCTCGCCGTGATCGATGCCGGCCGGCGTCTCCTGGTCCACCGCCAGCCGCACACTGCCCCGCAGCAGAGCGTTGTCGAGCAGCCGTTGGCCCACCACGAACGTCATGTCGACGATCTCCTGGAGCTTGCACGGCTGCGGCGGAACCGCGCCGAACGGCACCTGCTCGTTCAGCACCGCCTGCGCGAGTGACTCCTTCGACGAGAAGTGGAAGTACAGTGCGCCCTTGGTGACTTCGGCACGTTCCAGGACCATGGCGATGGTGGTGGACGTGTAGCCGTGTTCGTCGAAGACCGCGCCGGCTGCTTCCAGGATCGCCCTGCGCGTCCTGATGGCGCGCTCCTGTTTTGCCATAAGAGCCCCTTAACGGCACCGAGTTGGCCGGTTCCCACGATCTTCCGTGGGTTCGCCCCGATCATAGAATGCCGTCGACTGATCTCATTGAAAACAAACCGGTCGCCTCGTACTCTAACGCTTACCGGAGCGGCGGTTCGCCGTCTGCCGTGGGCCTTCGGGGGACCGTAGGGAGAGACAATGGCTCGACCGCGGCAGCATGCCGACACCTCGTCCCTGACGGCGACGGTGCCCCGCCAGTTCGTCCACCGCGCATCCGTGGCGGAGACCCTCCTCACCGGCTGGAAACGCACGGGGAACGACCGATTCTCGATCCAGGCACAGTGGCCGCGAGGACACGGGTTACACGTGTCGCCCGATTGGTCCGCATACGACCCGCTGCTCGTCGTCGAGACGATCCGTCAGGCCGGCACGCTGATCGCCCACACCGAGTACGGCGTGCCCCTGGATCACCAGTTCGTGTTGCAGGAGTTCCAAGTCGTCACGGTGGAAGGGAGGTTGAGCGTCGGTCCGCTGCCGGCCGAGTCGGACGTCGACCTGGTCTTCGCCGACGTGCAGTACCGCGGCCGACGCCTCGGGGGAGCCCGCTACACCGCGCGCGTCCTACGCGACGGCGACCTCGTCGCGACCGCGGACGTCGCCTTCACCTGCGTCAGCCCGCCCGTCTACCGTCGGCTGCGCGACGGACGCACCGCCGAGTCGGTGGCCGTCGTACCCCTTCCGCCCGGTCTCGCGCCGGCCGTCGTGGAGCGTGCGCTGCCCTCCGACGTCGTCCTCGCTCCCGACGACCGTCCCGATCGCTGGCAGTTGCGAGTGGATACCGCGCACCCCGTTTTCTTCGACCATCCCCTCGATCACGTTCCCGGCATGCTGCTGCTGGAGGCCGCCCGCCAGGCCGCCTGGCTGCGAAGAACCGGCGAACGGCCGCCGGCGGCTTACTACGCCGTCTTTCTTCGGTACGCCGAGCTGGACGAACCCATCTGGATCGAGGCGAAGGCCGTGCACGGCACCGACGTACAAGTCCTGGGGACACAAGGGGAGTCGGCGGTCTTTCAATGTCTGGTCAGTACCGCCGCACGGTGAGCTATTGTGTACTGGGGGTAAGAAACAAACGGCATGACCCGTTCTTTACCGGCCAGGAGAGACCAGTCGATGGCGAGGCAGTTACGCGCTGAACAGACCCGCGCGACGATCATCACGGCCGCAGCCGACCTGTTCGACCGGCACGGCTACGAATCGACGAGCCTCAGCGACATCGTCGAGCACGCCCGTGTCACCAAGGGAGCCCTGTACTTCCACTTCGCGGCCAAGGAGGATCTGGCCCACGCCATCATGGAGTTGCAGTCCCAGGCCTCGCGTCGGGTCGCCGGCGAGATCGACGACCGGGGGTACCCCGCCCTCGAAGCCCTGATGCGCCTCACCTTCGGTCTCGCCCGGCTGTCGGTCGAGGGCCCGGTCGCCCGGGCGGGCCTACGGCTCGCCACCGGCGGGGTCGCGGTCAAGCCGCCCCTGCGGCACCCGTTCGCGGAGTGGCTGGAGCTGATGACCCGACGGCTCGTCGGCGCGGTCAGGGAGTCCGACATCCACTCGGACGTCGACGTCGACGCGGTAGCCCACTCCCTGGTCTGTTTCTTCGTCGGCACCCGCGTGGTGGGCCGCTCCCGCGAACCCGCGGCCCGACTGCCCCGCCGCATGGCAGAGATGTGGCACGTCCTCATCCGGGGCCTCGTCCCGGTGCCGCGCCGCCCGCGCTATCTGAGCCTGGCGGCACGGCTGGAGAGGGAGATCATGGCCGGGTGAGCGCAGGCGCGCGGAGGTACGGTGAGCCGTATGCCCGACACCTCCGCCCCGCCGCCCGTCCTCCTCGGCGACGAGCCCGGCTCCTTCCCGCACGGCGTCCTGGCCGAACGGCACCCGGCGATCATCCGACAGGTGCGGGACGCCTTCCCCTACGACCCCGACGTCCACCGCGCCCTGGACGCGCTGCTGGTGAGCTGCACCAAGGGCGTCATCGAACCGCTTCCCGCCGATGCGCACGACCGGGACCGCTGGCGTGTCTGGGGTCTCGACGCGTATGAGGGCCGGTCCTGGTTCGAGGTGCCGTGGCTGTGGTCGGAGAGCTACTTCTACCGCCGACTCCTCGAAGCCGTCGGATACTTCGGCCCCGGCGTCTGGCAGGGCGTCGACCCGTTCCGCCCCTTCAAGCTCGCCGAACTCGACGCCCCCGAGACCGACGAGGAACTGGCCGTACTCGACACCCTCGAAGCCCGCCCGGCCGACGAACGGGCCCGCGCCCTGCTGCACGGCTCCCTCTGGGGCAACCGCGCCGACCTCGGCTTCCGCCTCTCGGACGCCGACGCCGAGGAGCGGGACGCCGTGGCCGGACTGGTCGCCGACGACGGCGAGACGCTGTGGTCGCTGCTGCCGACGCCGGGATCTCCTGCGGAAGCCGTCACGGAAACGGACGCGGCGTCCGCCCCCGCCGTGTCCACCGTCTGTCTGATCGCCGACAACGCCGGCCGTGAGCTGATCCCCGATCTCCTCCTCGCCGCGCACCTCCTCGCCCAAGGGCGCGCCGGGCGGGTGGTCCTGCAGGTCAAGCCGTACCCGTACTACGTCTCCGACGCCACGACCGCCGACGTGGTCGATGCGCTCAGGAAGCTGACGGGGGCGCGGGGAGCGGCCGCCGAGTACGGCAGGCGGCTGTGGGCGGCCATGGCGGACGGCACGCTCACCGTCCGCGCGCATCCCTTCTCCGCATCCCCGCTGCCGTACGCGGAGATGCCGCAGGACCTCCGTGCCGAGTTCGCCGCGGCCGACCTGACGATCGTCAAGGGGGACCTCAACTACCGCCGTCTGGTGGGCGACCGGCCCTGGCCCCCGACCACCCCCTTCGCCGAGGTCACCGCCCACTTCCCGGGCCCGGTCGCCGCCCTGCGCACGCTCAAGTCCGACGTGATCACCGGCCTGTCCGCGGACACCGAGGCCGCGTTGGTCGCCGCCGAGGGACAGCGCTGGCGGACCGGTGGGACGCATGCCCTGATCCAGGTCCGCCGCTAGGGGCGCGACCTCCCGGTCGAACTCCCGCACGAACGCGAGCGGGCCGATTCACGCGATGGTGTGATCATGTGCCGCCGGGTGGATGGCCGTTCGGACCCCCGGGTAGGGCCCGGCCATGACGCAACCGTTCGAACTCCCGCACTTCTATCTGCCGCACCCCGCGCGGCAGAACCCGCATGTCGATCAGGCGCGGGCCCACTCCACGCAGTGGGCGCGCGACATGGGCATGCTGGAGGGGTCCGGGATCTGGGAGCAGGCCGATCTGGAGGCGCACGACTACGGCCTGCTCTGCGCCTGCACCCACCCCGACTGCGACGGCCCCGCGCTGTCGCTGATCACCGACTGGTACGTGTGGGTGTTCTTCTTCGACGACCACTTCCTCGACATGTTCAAGCGCACCCCCGACCGCGCCGCCGGCAAGGCCCACCTGGACCGGCTCCCGCTGTTCATGCCGCTGGACCTGGCGACGCCCGTGCCCGAGCCGCAGAACCCGGTCGAGGCGGGCCTGAAGGACCTGTGGACGCGTACGGTGCCGGACATGTCGCAGGACTGGCGCCGCCGTTTCGCGGTGGCGACGGAGCACCTGCTGAACGAGTCGATGTGGGAGCTGTCCAACATCGACGAGGGGCGGATCGCCAACCCCGTCGAGTACATCGAGATGCGCCGAAAGGTGGGCGGCGCCCCCTGGTCGGCGGGGCTCGTGGAGTACGCGACCGCCGAGGTCCCGGCCGCCGTCGCCGGCACACGGCCGCTGCGCGTGCTGATGGAGACCTTCTCGGACGCCGTGCACCTGCGCAACGACCTGTTCTCCTACCAGCGCGAGGTGGAGGACGAGGGCGAGAACAGCAACGGCGTGCTCGTCCTGGAGACCTTCTTCGGCTGCACCACCCAGGAGGCCGCCGACACCGTCAACGACATCCTCACCTCGCGCCTCCACCAGTTCGAGCACACCGCGTTCACCGAAGTGCCCGCGCTGGCCCTGGAGAAGGGCCTCAGGCCCGACGAGGCGGCCGCCGTGGCCGCATACGCCAAGGGCCTGCAGGACTGGCAGTCCGGCGGCCACGAATGGCACATGCGCTCCAGCCGCTACATGAACGAGGGCGCCGTCTCCGTCGCCCCCTGGCAGCGGCTGACCGGTCCCGGCGCCTCCGCCGCCGACGTCGGCGCCCTGCTCGCCTCGGCCGCCGCCGAGAGGCTGCGCGCGTACGCGCACGTGCCCTTCCAGAAGGTCGGCCCGTCGCTGCTGCCCGACTTCCACATGCCGTTCCAGGTCGAGCTCAGCCCGCACCTGGAGGCGTGCCGTCCGCGTCTGACGGCCTGGATGCACCGCATGGGCATGCTGGAGGAGGGCGTCTGGGACGAGGACAAGCTCGCCGCCTACGACCTCCCGCTCTGCTCGGCAGGCCTGGACCCGGACGCGACCCCGGAGGCCCTCGACCTCAGCGCCCACTGGCTCGCGTGGGGCACCTACGGCGACGACTACTACCCGCTGGTCTTCGGGGCCCGCCGCGATCTGGCCGCAGCCCGGCTGACCACGGCCCGGCTGTCGGCCTGCATGCCCGTCGGCGACGGCGAGGCGGCGCCCGTCGTCCCCGTGAACGCGATGGAGCGCGGCCTGCTCGACCTGTGGGCGCGCACCACCGCCGACATGACCCCCGACCAGCGGCGCACCCTGCGCGAATCGGTGGACAAGATGACCGAGAGCTGGGTGTGGGAGCTGTCCAACGAGCTCCAGCGCCGCGTCCCCGACCCGGTCGACTACCTGGAGATGCGCCGCGCCACCTTCGGCTCCGACCTCACCCTGAGCCTGTGCCGCATGGGCCAGGGCCCGGCCGTCCCGCCGGAGGTCTACCGCAGCGGCGTCGTCCGCGCGATGGAGAACGCGGCCGTGGACTACGCGTGCCTCACCAACGACGTCTTCTCGTACCAGAAGGAGATCGAGTACGAGGGCGAGATGCACAACGCGATCCTCGTCGTGCAGAACTTCTTCGGCTGCGACTATCCGACCGGGCTCGGCATCGTCCACGATCTGATGACCCAGCGCATGGAGCAGTTCGAGCATGTCGTCGCGCACGAACTGCCCGTCCTGTACGACGACTTCGACCTGTCGGCCGAGGCGCGCGAGGCCATGGGGCACTACGTCGCCGACCTGCAGAACTGGCTGGCGGGCATCCTGCACTGGCACCGCGAGGTGGACCGCTACAAGTCCGCCTACCTGGCCCGCCGCACCCACGGCTTCCTCCCCGACACCCTGCCGACGGCGCCTACGCCACACTTCTCGCTGTCCGGATTCTCCTCTGGGGAATAGGGCACCCCTGAATGAAACGGGGCGCTCAGGGAACTGCGGGCTGGGATCCCGCCCGTAGTGCGGCGTGCTCCACGGCGGCGCGCGCCAGCGCCCGGACGATCGGGTGCGGGCGCGAGCCGTCGCCGGACAGCTCGGGCTGGAACAGGGAGGCCAGGAAGAAGGGATGGCCCGGGAGTTCGGCGATGCGGACGTGTCCGTCCTCGTCGTGCCCCGAGAAGCGCAGACCGTGCGCCCGCAGGGTGTCCAGGTGGCGTGAGGGGCCGTAGGCGCAGAAGTAGCGCTCGACCGTGCGCTGCGAGCCGATGACGGACTGGGCGAGCGAGCCCGGCTCGATCGTGACGACGCCCTCGTGGCCCACGAGGGAGCACGCCAGCGGTTCGATGAGCGGGTCCTCCGCGTCGGGGTCGTTCTCGGCGTGCGCCACGCGCGTCAGCCCGCACACGTTCCGGGCGTACTCCAAGAGGGCGTGCTGGAAGCCGCCGCAGGTGCCGAGGAAGGGGATGCCCTCCTCGCGCGCGGTGCGCACGGCGGACAGGACGCCCGCCTCGCTGCGGTACGGGCTGCCCGGCACCACCCACACGGCGTCGAAGCCGCGCACCGCGCCCTCGGCCGCCGCTTCCTCGGACGGGATCCAGTAGGCGTCCAGGACCAGCCGGTCCCGGGCGGCGAGGGCCTCCAGCAGAAGCGGGATGCGGGTGTGCGAGACGACGTTGGGAGAGCGGTCGCCGACCAGGGCGACCTTGGCGATCTGAGCTGCGCTGTCGGTCATGTCCCTCATCCTGCGAGCGACCCGCACTTCACGTCCAACGATGATTGCTGCACTCTCGATAAGCAGAACTGATACGGAACGCTCGCGGCCTGCGATTCTGGTGCCATGGACCCGCACCTCCTGCGCACCTACGTCACCGTCGCGCGCCTCGCCTCCTTCTCCGAGGCCGCCCGCGCGCTCGGCTACACCCAGTCGGCCGTGTCCCAGCACATCGCGGCCCTCGAGCAGGACCTCGGCGCGCCGCTGCTGACCCGCCGCCCCGTCGCCCCCACGGCGGCCG
This window of the Streptomyces sp. NBC_01275 genome carries:
- a CDS encoding ScbR family autoregulator-binding transcription factor, giving the protein MARQLRAEQTRATIITAAADLFDRHGYESTSLSDIVEHARVTKGALYFHFAAKEDLAHAIMELQSQASRRVAGEIDDRGYPALEALMRLTFGLARLSVEGPVARAGLRLATGGVAVKPPLRHPFAEWLELMTRRLVGAVRESDIHSDVDVDAVAHSLVCFFVGTRVVGRSREPAARLPRRMAEMWHVLIRGLVPVPRRPRYLSLAARLEREIMAG
- the cyc2 gene encoding germacradienol/geosmin synthase Cyc2 — translated: MTQPFELPHFYLPHPARQNPHVDQARAHSTQWARDMGMLEGSGIWEQADLEAHDYGLLCACTHPDCDGPALSLITDWYVWVFFFDDHFLDMFKRTPDRAAGKAHLDRLPLFMPLDLATPVPEPQNPVEAGLKDLWTRTVPDMSQDWRRRFAVATEHLLNESMWELSNIDEGRIANPVEYIEMRRKVGGAPWSAGLVEYATAEVPAAVAGTRPLRVLMETFSDAVHLRNDLFSYQREVEDEGENSNGVLVLETFFGCTTQEAADTVNDILTSRLHQFEHTAFTEVPALALEKGLRPDEAAAVAAYAKGLQDWQSGGHEWHMRSSRYMNEGAVSVAPWQRLTGPGASAADVGALLASAAAERLRAYAHVPFQKVGPSLLPDFHMPFQVELSPHLEACRPRLTAWMHRMGMLEEGVWDEDKLAAYDLPLCSAGLDPDATPEALDLSAHWLAWGTYGDDYYPLVFGARRDLAAARLTTARLSACMPVGDGEAAPVVPVNAMERGLLDLWARTTADMTPDQRRTLRESVDKMTESWVWELSNELQRRVPDPVDYLEMRRATFGSDLTLSLCRMGQGPAVPPEVYRSGVVRAMENAAVDYACLTNDVFSYQKEIEYEGEMHNAILVVQNFFGCDYPTGLGIVHDLMTQRMEQFEHVVAHELPVLYDDFDLSAEAREAMGHYVADLQNWLAGILHWHREVDRYKSAYLARRTHGFLPDTLPTAPTPHFSLSGFSSGE
- a CDS encoding ScbR family autoregulator-binding transcription factor is translated as MAKQERAIRTRRAILEAAGAVFDEHGYTSTTIAMVLERAEVTKGALYFHFSSKESLAQAVLNEQVPFGAVPPQPCKLQEIVDMTFVVGQRLLDNALLRGSVRLAVDQETPAGIDHGEPFRQWALRLTELLELAYERGELLPTVKPRETVELLVGSFTGIQLMARALTNRADLADRLAVMWAHMLPSIAVPGLLPGLDARADRGVQVLASLEERVAS
- a CDS encoding ScbA/BarX family gamma-butyrolactone biosynthesis protein, translating into MARPRQHADTSSLTATVPRQFVHRASVAETLLTGWKRTGNDRFSIQAQWPRGHGLHVSPDWSAYDPLLVVETIRQAGTLIAHTEYGVPLDHQFVLQEFQVVTVEGRLSVGPLPAESDVDLVFADVQYRGRRLGGARYTARVLRDGDLVATADVAFTCVSPPVYRRLRDGRTAESVAVVPLPPGLAPAVVERALPSDVVLAPDDRPDRWQLRVDTAHPVFFDHPLDHVPGMLLLEAARQAAWLRRTGERPPAAYYAVFLRYAELDEPIWIEAKAVHGTDVQVLGTQGESAVFQCLVSTAAR
- a CDS encoding damage-control phosphatase ARMT1 family protein, which gives rise to MPDTSAPPPVLLGDEPGSFPHGVLAERHPAIIRQVRDAFPYDPDVHRALDALLVSCTKGVIEPLPADAHDRDRWRVWGLDAYEGRSWFEVPWLWSESYFYRRLLEAVGYFGPGVWQGVDPFRPFKLAELDAPETDEELAVLDTLEARPADERARALLHGSLWGNRADLGFRLSDADAEERDAVAGLVADDGETLWSLLPTPGSPAEAVTETDAASAPAVSTVCLIADNAGRELIPDLLLAAHLLAQGRAGRVVLQVKPYPYYVSDATTADVVDALRKLTGARGAAAEYGRRLWAAMADGTLTVRAHPFSASPLPYAEMPQDLRAEFAAADLTIVKGDLNYRRLVGDRPWPPTTPFAEVTAHFPGPVAALRTLKSDVITGLSADTEAALVAAEGQRWRTGGTHALIQVRR